DNA from Debaryomyces hansenii CBS767 chromosome A complete sequence:
TTCTACAGATGGCACATTGACTCGGCGTTGTATGATTTGTTGCCTCCAGTAGTTACGACATTATTGGGGATCAAAGTTCCTCCTGCGTCAGAGATGCAAACTATCTCATACGAAGACTcggatgaagaattaaagttGGCACTGGGTGCAACCTGTTTCTTTAGCGGTCAACAAGCCTATGATAGGTTATCGGATGAGGAAAAGCAGTTTGCCGTAAACACAACTGTCGAATATCCTCCCCATccttatatatttatttctcCTGCTGGGGCCACCTCCGACGGGTTGACCATGGTTTCTGAGGGCAAGGAACTAGCCTTCGATAAAATGCCAGAATGGGAACCAGAAAAGATTAAGCGTTTACCAATGGTTTGGACAAATCCTGTGACAAACAAGCACCATTTGCAGGTACATGGCTGTTGTTTGTACAAACTACACACCAAAAGTCCAGATGGGACTACTAAAACTttagaattagaagatgCTCGGAAAAAGGTTCATTCTATGATGAGACCTGCTATTTCTCCTTCCAAAGTTTTAGCTCATGCCTGGAATGAAGGAGATTTAGTGCTCTTCTATAACAGAGGTGTATTGCATAGTGTTACCGGTGAACTTAAAGGAGTTAAAAATGGAAAGGACGAAAGGAGATTGATGCACCAATGCAATATTGCTAGTGGTATCGAGCCGGTCCTTGTTCAGTAGTTATATATGGCCTagttattaaaataaaagCGTatgaatattaaatttaccGATTTTAGAATTTTCACCGTTTCGCTGATAAGCT
Protein-coding regions in this window:
- a CDS encoding DEHA2A01518p (similar to uniprot|O74885 Schizosaccharomyces pombe SPCC576 Putative dioxygenase) encodes the protein MTQASILEVTPLADQPFGCMVSLPDYCDNDPSKLNEDDFKKLFTAVHTHLVVVVKDQAKLSPKSQYELTKRFDPTIPEPKQEGFAGYGHGKEFRHEQSVLRKDGTTVKSQPQVQILGQGTFEANEPGNENGEAISLTHPSHTTFHHTPLTQDDIKNQHKTRFYRWHIDSALYDLLPPVVTTLLGIKVPPASEMQTISYEDSDEELKLASGATCFFSGQQAYDRLSDEEKQFAVNTTVEYPPHPYIFISPAGATSDGLTMVSEGKELAFDKMPEWEPEKIKRLPMVWTNPVTNKHHLQVHGCCLYKLHTKSPDGTTKTLELEDARKKVHSMMRPAISPSKVLAHAWNEGDLVLFYNRGVLHSVTGELKGVKNGKDERRLMHQCNIASGIEPVLVQ